One Bacillota bacterium genomic window, ATCGCTTGTAGCATGATCTGAATCGACAAAATCGGGGCAGCAGCTCATGCCAATTACACCGTCAATATCTCTTAAAGCCCGCAACTGTTCATCAGTTAAATTGCGGGGGTGGTCGCAGATGGACCGGGCGTTAGCATGGGAAACTACCACCGGGACAGTGCTAATTTTTAAGACGTCAAAAAAGCCCTGCAAGTTGATATGAGCGAGATCAATTAGCATACCAAGGCTGTTCATTTCCCGGATGACCTGATTCCCAAAGGTGGTTAACCCAGCCCGGGGGTTATTTTCACCAATGCCGGTAGCCAGCTGATTTTTTTGGTTCCAGGTCAGCCCGAGACTCCTTATACCCAGGCGGAAGAGCATACGCAAAACCGCCAGTTCTCCTTCCAGGGCTTCACCGCCTTCAACGCTTAAAAGGGCAGCTATTTTAGAGCTGTTCGGGGTATTGTTTAAATCAGTAGCTGAATAGATAGTCTGCAGGTCATCGGGACAACGCTGCATAGTCCGGTAGTAGCTGTCGAGTAGGCGCAGGCAGTAGGCCAGCGAACCAACCGGCTTATATTCATCTTTAATGTAAAGGGCAAAGAACTGCAGGATAATACCGCTTTCT contains:
- a CDS encoding dipeptidase, with the translated sequence MNCSNKFNIIDAHCDTAGFFYQENSDYDFLGCNNQHHIDLPRLKESGIILQFFALYIKDEYKPVGSLAYCLRLLDSYYRTMQRCPDDLQTIYSATDLNNTPNSSKIAALLSVEGGEALEGELAVLRMLFRLGIRSLGLTWNQKNQLATGIGENNPRAGLTTFGNQVIREMNSLGMLIDLAHINLQGFFDVLKISTVPVVVSHANARSICDHPRNLTDEQLRALRDIDGVIGMSCCPDFVDSDHATSDKLLDHFVHVADVAGVDYLGFGADFDGIQEVITGLEDVTGLPRLAKGLSKRGFSRDEIDNITHKNFIRVLQKVLPA